The Dehalococcoides mccartyi CG5 genome contains the following window.
CGCAAAAAATGTCTGCCGGGTCTGGCTCAAAACCCCATAGCGTTTGCCCAGAACATACCCGGTGTAATAACCAAACGGCAGGCTGAATATTTCATAAACAAACGCAAGCAACAAAAAATAGATACCGGCTGACCAAACCGGGGGCAACCCCAGATGGCTGGTAAGCTCGGAAGACAGACCGCTAAAGATTAAAAATGATGCCGCTATGGCAATAATACCCGTTTGAATATAAGCAAACCGGCGTTGAAGCCGGCTGTAGTCTCTGGCTTTTTGCTGGCGTTCCGTATCCAGCCCAAGGGGAGAGTTCAAAGTATCTTCGGGGGGAAGAGCCAGTTCACCTTCAGGCATCAGGCCTCCAGAACAAGCCGTATACGCTCCACTGACAGGGGAAATTCGGAAATACCCAAAGCTTTGGTTATCTGTTCAGGGCGGCCTGCCCCTTTGCTGTCGCACTGGAGAAGCATCCGCAGGCAGAGCATATCATCAGCCAGAGCCAGCACTTCCAGTTCAGCTACCTGAGCACGCAAATCATATTCTTTAACCTTGTCCTGACGCTGCAACTGCCAGACAAGGCTGTCTTTGGCCATAAAGTCATCTACCACCTGCCGGCACTCCGAAAGGGACATTGAAGTCCGCACCGTTACAACGTACTCGGCCTGACGCACCAGTGCCTGAAGTGAATCCTGTTCAAGGGGTACAACACAGCTTTGGAGTATCTTGATGCCCTCCGGCAGCTGGCGGTTTATCAAATCTTCAAAATAATGGGGACTGAGAGCGCCAGAAGTATACAAATCCATAAATTCAGCCCGGCTGGTATACCCCACCGGCAAGGGTGATGCCAAAGCCATGCGCGGGTGAGGGTTAAACCCTTCTGAATAGGCGGGTTCTACTCCGGCCCGGTAAAAGGTCCTTTGCCACAGGCGTATTATGTCAAGGTGAGAAATAAACTTCAGGTTTTCTCCCCTTTGGTATTTAATTCTTAGACGCTGCACGTTTTTCCTTTGTTATCAGGACTTCATCAATCTTCATACCCTTCATACGGGTAATCACCACTTTGAGATTCTGCAGTTTTATTTGCTGACCCTGCTTGGGTATATATCCCAAACGATCCAGTATCAATCCGGCAATAGTCTCATAATCACCTTCGGGTAAGTCCAAATCCATTTCAACATTAGCTTCTTCTATCCGCATACTACCGTCTACCTGAAAGGTGTACTCATTAATAGACTCGTAATCTTTTTCAGCATCCGCCAGCTCATCACCTACCGGTCCGACTATCTCTTCCATCAGGCGGGAAAGACTTACAATACCAGCTGTGCCGCCGTATTCATCTATAACTACACACATGCGGAAGTTCTTTTCCCGCATCTCATTAAAAAGCTTGCCGATTGGCTTGGTTTCAGGGGCAAAATAGGCCGGCCGCATCAAATCGTCAACCGAATCCTGCGGGGTATGAGTACCCTTGGCCAGTGCCATCAGCACATCTTTAATGGATAATATGCCCAGTACATTATCCATATTTTCTTCGTATACAGGGAAACGTGACATGGGAGACTCGGCATATAAATCCAGAAAATCTTTCAGGGTCGAGCCTTTTTCCACGCTCTCCACTTCCGGTCTGGGAACTATCACTTCCCGTACCGGCCGGTCAGAAAACTCAAATACTTTATGCAGAAGCTCGGCCTTATCTTCTTCAACCGTGCCCTCTTTATGGCCTACGGTTATCATGGCCCGGATATCGTCTTCGGCCACCAGAGAACTCTTGAGCGAAGGGCCGCCGAACAACTTGGTAAAACCAGAGGATATCCAGCCGAGCAAAGCCACCACAGGTGCAAATATTTTAGAAATTATTTCTACAACAGGGGCTACCGAAAGGGCTATTTTTTCAGAATGCTGGGTAGCCAAAGTTTTGGGTGTAGTTTCGCCGAAAACCAGCAATATTATAGTAACCCCGGCAGTGGCAATAAGAACGCCTGTTTCATTGCCCCATACCGAAACCGCCAGAACAGTACCCAGAGCGGAAGCGGCCGTATTTACAAAATTGTTGCCCAGCAATACGGTAGAAAGAAATTTTTCAGGCCTTTCCATTAATTTGGAGACTTTGTCAGCTCCTTTTACCTTGCTTTGAACCATGTTTTGCAGGCGGAAACGCTGCAGTGAGATAAAAGCAGTTTCAGAGCTGGCAAAAAAGGCGGAAAAAACAACACACAGAACGAAG
Protein-coding sequences here:
- a CDS encoding TIGR03936 family radical SAM-associated protein; this encodes MQRLRIKYQRGENLKFISHLDIIRLWQRTFYRAGVEPAYSEGFNPHPRMALASPLPVGYTSRAEFMDLYTSGALSPHYFEDLINRQLPEGIKILQSCVVPLEQDSLQALVRQAEYVVTVRTSMSLSECRQVVDDFMAKDSLVWQLQRQDKVKEYDLRAQVAELEVLALADDMLCLRMLLQCDSKGAGRPEQITKALGISEFPLSVERIRLVLEA
- a CDS encoding HlyC/CorC family transporter, producing the protein MSTETWYLILFVLCVVFSAFFASSETAFISLQRFRLQNMVQSKVKGADKVSKLMERPEKFLSTVLLGNNFVNTAASALGTVLAVSVWGNETGVLIATAGVTIILLVFGETTPKTLATQHSEKIALSVAPVVEIISKIFAPVVALLGWISSGFTKLFGGPSLKSSLVAEDDIRAMITVGHKEGTVEEDKAELLHKVFEFSDRPVREVIVPRPEVESVEKGSTLKDFLDLYAESPMSRFPVYEENMDNVLGILSIKDVLMALAKGTHTPQDSVDDLMRPAYFAPETKPIGKLFNEMREKNFRMCVVIDEYGGTAGIVSLSRLMEEIVGPVGDELADAEKDYESINEYTFQVDGSMRIEEANVEMDLDLPEGDYETIAGLILDRLGYIPKQGQQIKLQNLKVVITRMKGMKIDEVLITKEKRAASKN